A region from the Salvia splendens isolate huo1 chromosome 15, SspV2, whole genome shotgun sequence genome encodes:
- the LOC121767000 gene encoding phenylalanine N-monooxygenase-like: MMLATIDNPSNAVKWTMAEMINQPDILAKACEELDRVIGKNKLVQESDLSKLNYVKACLKESFRINPVSPFTLPHISSKNIVMGGYFIPKGSHVVLSRPGLGRN, encoded by the coding sequence ATGATGTTGGCAACAATTGATAATCCTTCAAATGCAGTTAAGTGGACTATGGCAGAGATGATCAATCAACCCGACATTCTTGCTAAAGCATGTGAGGAGTTGGACCGAGTTATAGGTAAGAACAAGCTCGTTCAAGAATCAGATTTGTCGAAACTAAATTACGTGAAGGCTTGTCTAAAAGAGTCATTTAGAATCAACCCGGTATCACCATTTACTTTGCCTCACATTTCAAGCAAAAACATTGTCATGGGTGGCTATTTCATCCCAAAGGGTAGTCATGTGGTGCTTAGCCGCCCTGGCCTAGGTCGGAACTAG